A window of the Macrobrachium rosenbergii isolate ZJJX-2024 chromosome 13, ASM4041242v1, whole genome shotgun sequence genome harbors these coding sequences:
- the LOC136844790 gene encoding zinc finger BED domain-containing protein 5-like: protein MSSDIEKTVNELMKDKMYVLQAGESTDIGGISQLLVFIRYVADNKITEQFLCCKELVQTSGQDIFSSVAEYLKEMGLTWKLCVGICTDGCPSMVGSVEGFVSLVQKETPHLVTTHCFLHRENFSAKTLGQELKLVLESVVKMLNFIKSRPKQTRLFSILCEDMGSAHEGLLLHIEVRWLSRGKVLSRVHELRQEMIVFFTLQGKPEFCELLADEIWSAKLCYLADIFEHLNKVNTSMQGKNENMLTSSDKIKGLLEKIRHWQDRVSDGNADMFLKTAEAKYTDIIPVIKEHLEILEWNIEKYFPYISADQYD from the coding sequence ATGTCGTCTGACATTGAAAAGACTGTCAATGAGcttatgaaagataaaatgtatgtTCTGCAAGCAGGCGAGTCAACTGATATTGGAGGTATATCCCAATTACTAGTGTTCATCAGATATGTTGctgataataaaataactgaacaatTTTTGTGCTGCAAAGAACTTGTGCAAACTTCAGGACAGGACATATTCTCCTCAGTAgcagaatatttgaaagaaatgggACTGACGTGGAAATTATGTGTGGGAATTTGCACAGATGGTTGTCCATCTATGGTGGGATCAGTAGAAGGTTTCGTGTCATTAGTGCAGAAGGAAACCCCACACCTGGTTACAACACATTGTTTCTTACATCGTGAAAATTTTAGTGCAAAGACACTTGGACAGGAATTAAAGCTTGTGCTTGAAAGTGTTGTAAAGATGCTAAACTTCATAAAGAGCAGACCAAAGCAGACAAGACTGTTTTCCATTCTCTGTGAAGACATGGGATCTGCCCACGAAGGCCTTCTCCTGCATATAGAGGTCAGGTGGCTATCAAGAGGCAAAGTGTTGTCGAGAGTACATGAACTGAGACAGGAAATGATAGTTTTCTTTACTCTTCAGGGAAAACCGGAATTTTGTGAACTACTGGCTGATGAAATTTGGAGCGCAAAGTTATGCTACCTGGCGGATATATTTGAACATCTAAACAAGGTTAATACTAGTATGcaagggaagaatgaaaatatgttaacatCATCAGACAAAATAAAGGGCTTGCTGGAGAAAATAAGGCATTGGCAAGATAGGGTGAGTGATGGCAATGCTGATATGTTTCTAAAGACTGCTGAAGCTAAATATACAGACATCATTCCAGTCATCAAGGAGCACCTTGAAATTCTGGAATggaacattgaaaaatatttcccttaTATATCTGCTGATCAATATGATTGA
- the LOC136844788 gene encoding cerebellar degeneration-related antigen 1-like encodes MDVKLVDLPEDLVLIGSEDDVEPVEETVDSAEDVETVYPEDDVEMDSIDVETVYPLDDLMSVDPADDVKPVDLVGDLDTVDPPDDFEPISPSDGVLSVDPTMDVKLVGLPEDLVLIDFEDDVETVDSVEDVELFDLPVDAGALDSSEDVEPVNPLDDVELIDSGDDEEIIGSAEDVELVDPLVDLVSVDPADDVKTVYFPDDLVSLDPAEDVEAVEEIDS; translated from the coding sequence ATGGATGTTAAACTAGTAGATCTGCCAGAAGATTTGGTGCTAATAGGTTCTGAAGATGATGTTGAACCAGTAGAGGAAACAGTAGATTCTGCAGAGGATGTAGAAACAGTATATCCAGAAGATGATGTAGAGATGGATTCTATAGATGTTGAAACAGTATATCCACTAGATGACTTGATGTCAGTAGATCCTGCAGATGATGTTAAACCAGTAGATCTAGTAGGTGATTTGGATACAGTAGATCCTCCAGATGATTTCGAACCAATATCTCCTTCAGATGGTGTACTGTCAGTAGATCCTACAATGGATGTTAAACTTGTAGGTCTGCCAGAAGATTTGGTGCTAATAGATTTCGAAGATGATGTAGAAACAGTAGATTCTGTAGAGGATGTTGAGCTCTTTGATCTTCCAGTTGATGCTGGGGCACTAGATTCTTCAGAGGATGTTGAACCAGTTAATCCTCTGGATGATGTGGAGCTGATAGATTCTGGAGATGATGAAGAGATAATAGGTTCTGCAGAGGATGTTGAACTGGTTGATCCTCTTGTTGACTTGGTGTCAGTAGATCCTGCAGATGATGTTAAAACAGTATATTTTCCAGATGATTTGGTGTCACTAGATCCTGCAGAGGATGTTGAAGCAGTAGAGGAAATAGATTCTTGA
- the LOC136844682 gene encoding streptococcal hemagglutinin-like — translation MSSRESSGSSESISSGGFSSSPGSTSGGSSSSSGSISSGGSNSSLVSTLSGGTSSSPGSVSSGGSTSSPGPMSSRGSSSSPESMSSGGSSSSPGLMSSRGSSISPGSTSSGGSSSFPGSTFSRGVSRSPGSTSSRGSSSSPGLTSAGGSSSPRSTSSGRSSSSGSTSSGRSSVSLGSISAEGSSSSHGSTSSWGSRSSPGSTSSGGTSSSPRSTSSGGSSSYGSTSSDGSNSSPGSISAGGSSSSPRSTSSSGSSSSPGSTSSGVSSSSHGSASAEGSSSSPGSSPSGGTSSSPGSISAGDSSSFPGSTSSSGSSSSPGLTSSEGSSSYGSISSGGSSISPGLISAEGSSSSPGSISSGGSSSSSGSASSGISSSSPRSTSSGGSSSYGSRSSGGSSSYLGSISARGSSSSPGSTSSSRSSSSPGSTSSGVSSSSHGSTSEEGSSSSSGWPPSGGTSSSPGSISAGDSSSSPGSTSSSGSSSSPRSTSSEGSSSSPRSISSGRSSSYGSISSGGSSISPGSISAEGSSNSPGSITSGRSSSSPGSTSSGGSSSSPRSTSSGGSSSYGSRSSGGSSSSPGSISARGSSSSPGSKTSSGSSSSPGPTSSEGSSSSLGSTSSGGSSTSPGSTSLGGSSSSPGTISAGDSSSSPGSASSSGSSSSPGSTPSGGTSSSLGSISSGGSNSSPGSMSSRGSSSSPGSTSSLRSSSSPRSIYSGGSSSSPVSTSSVRSNSSPGSISSGGSSSSPRSISSGRASSSPGSISAEGSSSSPGQTSLGDLEVLLDRRFQGDLFILLDQHLQGDLVVLLEQYLQGTLVVLLD, via the coding sequence ATGTCTTCAAGAGAATCTAGTGGTTCTTCTGAATCAATATCTTCAGGGGGATttagtagttctcctggatcgacttcagggggatctagtagttcttcTGGATCAATATCTTCAGGGGGATCCAATAGTTCTCTTGTATCGACACTTTCAGGGGGGactagtagttctcctggatcagTATCTTCAGGGGGATCTACTAGTTCTCCTGGACCAATGTCTTCAAGGGGGTCTAGTAGTTCTCCTGAATCAATGTCTTCAGGaggatctagtagttctcctggattAATGTCCTCAAGGGGATCTAGTATTTCTCCTGGATCAACGTCTTCAGGGGGATCTAGCAGTTTTCCTGGATCAACGTTTTCAAGGGGCGTTAGTAGATCTCCTGGATCAACATCTTCaaggggatctagtagttctcctggattGACGTCTGCAGGGGGATCTAGTTCTCCTAGATCAACGTCTTCAGGGAGATCTAGTAGTTCTGGATCGACATCTTCAGGGAGATCTAGTGTTTCTCTTGGATCAATATCTGCAGAAGGATCTAGCAGTTCTCATGGATCGACATCTTCATGGGGATCTAGAAGTTCTCCAGGATCGACGTCTTCAGGGGGAACTAGTAGTTCTCCTCGATCAACAtcttcagggggatctagtagttATGGATCGACATCATCAGATGGATCTAATAGTTCTCCAGGATCAATATCCGCggggggatctagtagttctccaAGATCAACATCTTCAAGcggatctagtagttctcctgggTCGACATCTTCAGGGGTATCTAGCAGTTCTCATGGATCAGCCTCTGCAGagggatctagtagttctcctggatcgTCACCATCAGGGGGGactagtagttctcctggatcaataTCTGCAGGGGATTCTAGTAGTTTTCCTGGATCGACATCTTCAAGCGGATCAAGTAGTTCTCCTGGATTGACATCTTCAGAGGGATCTAGTAGTTATGGGTCAATATCTTCAGGTGGATCAAGTATTTCTCCTGGATTAATATCTGCAGagggatctagtagttctcctggatccatatcttcagggggatctagtagttcttcAGGATCGGCGTCTTCAGGGATATCTAGTAGTTCTCCTCGGTCAACAtcttcagggggatctagtagCTATGGATCGAGATCTTCAGGTGGATCTAGTAGTTATCTTGGATCAATATCTGCaaggggatctagtagttctcctggatcaacATCTTCAAGCagatctagtagttctcctggatcgACATCTTCAGGGGTATCTAGCAGTTCTCATGGATCAACCTCTGAAGAGGGATCTAGTAGTTCTTCTGGATGGCCACCATCAGGCGGGactagtagttctcctggatcaataTCTGCAGGGGAttctagtagttctcctggatcaacATCTTCAAGCGGATCTAGTAGCTCTCCTCGATCAACATCTTCTGagggatctagtagttctcctcGATCAATATCTTCTGGGAGATCTAGTAGTTATGGGTCGATATCTTCAGGTGGATCAAGTATTTCTCCTGGATCAATATCTGCAGAGGGATCTAGTAATTCTCCTGGATCCATAACTTCAGGGagatctagtagttctcctggatcgacgtcttcagggggatctagtagttctcctcGATCAACAtcttcagggggatctagtagCTATGGATCAAGATCTTCAGGTGGATCTAGTAGTTCTCCAGGATCAATATCTGCAAGGGGgtctagtagttctcctggatcaaaAACTTCAAGCGGATCTAGTAGCTCTCCTGGACCAACATCTTCAGAGGGATCTAGCAGTTCCCTTGGATCGACGtcttcagggggatctagtaCTTCTCCTGGATCAACATCTTTagggggatctagtagttctcctggaaCAATATCTGCAGGGGAttctagtagttctcctggatcgGCATCTTCAAGtggatctagtagttctcctggatcgACACCTTCAGGGGGGACTAGTAGTTCTCTTGGATCAATATCTTCAGGGGGATCTAatagttctcctggatcaatgTCTTCaaggggatctagtagttctcctggatcaacGTCTTCATTGAGATCTAGTAGTTCTCCTAGATCAATATATtcagggggatctagtagttctcctgtGTCGACATCTTCAGTGAGATCTAATAGTTCTCCTGGATCGATAtcttcagggggatctagtagttctcctaGATCAATATCCTCAGGGAGAgctagtagttctcctggatcaataTCTGCAGAGGGATCCAGTAGTTCTCCTGGACAGACATCTTTAGGGGATCTAGAAGTTCTCCTGGATCGACGTTTTCAGGGGGATCTATTCATTCTCCTGGATCAACAtcttcagggggatctagtagttctcctggaaCAATATCTGCAGGGGActctagtagttctcctggattGA
- the LOC136844789 gene encoding probable serine/threonine-protein kinase kinX, which translates to MTSFECIALNVFEFDDDTSTSHFVIGAKAFKLHYVISFPPCNEGSYLLDPDGPVDDDEVDATADVGPVDFPDDVCSVDLAYGVEPVDCRVGEESVDAAEDAKLANPWDDMELIDSADEDETVDPPDDMKIVDCFKDVEPVDPSVDVVGVELAEDVEPFDPTVVDPPDDDEPVYTSDGVLSVDPTMDVKLVDLPEDLVIIDSEDDAEPVESLEDEERVDSSEDLESVDPEDSVEIDSLEDVEPVYPLDDLVLEAPAEDVKPIDPTDDLETVDPPDDDEPVCPSDGVLSVDLTMDVKLVDLPEDLVLIDPEDDVEPLESLEDEERTDSIEDVEPLCPLDDLVSVDPAEDVKPVDPTDDLETVEPPDDDEPVYPSDGVLSVDPTMDVKLEDLLELVLRDSEDDAEPVESLEDEERTDSIEVVEPLCPLDDLVSVDPAEDVKPVDPADDLETVDPLDDDEPVYPSDGVLSVDPTMDVKLEDLLDLVLIDSEDDAEPVESLEDEERTESIEDVEPLCPLDDLVSVDPAEDVKPVDPTDDLETVDPLDDDEPVYPSDGVLSVDPTMDVKLENLLDLVLIDSEDDAEPVESLEDEERVDSS; encoded by the exons ATGACCTCATTTGAATGTATTGCTCTGAATGTGTTCGAATTTGATGATGATACTTCCACGTCACATTTTGTAATAGGTGCAAAAGCATTCAAGCTTCATTATGTCATTTCATTTCCTCCATGCAATGAAGGCAG CTATTTACTTGACCCTGATGGTCCTGTCGATGATGATGAAGTTGATGCTACTGCCGATGTTGGTCCAGTAGATTTTCCAGACGATGTGTGTTCAGTAGATCTTGCATATGGGGTTGAGCCAGTTGATTGTCGAGTTGGTGAGGAGTCAGTAGATGCTGCAGAGGATGCTAAACTAGCAAATCCTTGGGATGATATGGAACTAATAGACTCTGCAGATGAAGATGAAACAGTAGATCCTCCAGATGATATGAAAATAGTAGATTGTTTCAAGGATGTTGAACCAGTTGATCCTTCAGTTGATGTGGTGGGAGTAGAGCTTGCAGAGGATGTTGAACCGTTTGATCCTACAGTGG TAGATCCTCCAGATGATGATGAACCAGTATATACTTCAGATGGTGTACTGTCAGTAGATCCTACAATGGATGTTAAACTAGTAGATCTGCCAGAAGATTTGGTGATAATAGATTCTGAAGATGATGCTGAACCAGTAGAGTCTctagaagatgaggaaagagtAGATTCTTCAGAGGATTTAGAATCAGTAGATCCTGAAGATAGTGTAGAGATAGATTCTTTAGAAGATGTTGAACCAGTATATCCACTAGATGACTTGGTGTTAGAAGCTCCTGCAGAGGATGTTAAACCAATAGATCCAACAGATGATTTGGAAACAGTAGATCCTCCAGATGATGATGAACCAGTATGTCCTTCAGATGGTGTTCTGTCAGTAGATCTTACAATGGATGTTAAACTAGTAGATCTGCCAGAAGATTTAGTGCTTATAGATCCTGAAGATGATGTTGAACCACTAGAGTCTctagaagatgaggaaaga ACAGATTCTATAGAAGATGTTGAACCATTATGTCCACTAGATGACTTGGTTTCAGTAGATCCTGCAGAGGATGTTAAACCAGTAGATCCAACAGATGATTTGGAAACAGTAGAACCTCCAGATGATGATGAACCAGTATATCCTTCAGATGGTGTACTGTCAGTAGATCCTACAATGGATGTTAAACTAGAAGATCTGCTAGAATTGGTGCTAAGAGATTCTGAAGATGATGCTGAACCAGTAGAGTCTctagaagatgaggaaaga ACAGATTCTATAGAAGTTGTTGAACCATTATGTCCACTAGATGACTTGGTTTCAGTAGATCCTGCAGAGGATGTTAAACCAGTAGATCCAGCAGATGATTTGGAAACAGTAGATCCTCTAGATGATGATGAGCCAGTATATCCTTCAGATGGTGTACTGTCAGTAGATCCTACAATGGATGTTAAACTAGAAGATCTGCTAGATTTGGTGCTAATAGATTCTGAAGATGATGCTGAACCAGTAGAATCTctagaagatgaggaaaga ACAGAGTCTATAGAAGATGTTGAACCATTATGTCCACTAGATGACTTGGTTTCAGTAGATCCTGCAGAGGATGTTAAACCAGTAGATCCAACAGATGATTTGGAAACAGTAGATCCTCTAGATGATGATGAGCCAGTATATCCTTCAGATGGTGTACTGTCAGTAGATCCTACAATGGATGTTAAACTAGAAAATCTGCTAGATTTGGTGCTAATAGATTCTGAAGATGATGCTGAACCAGTAGAGTCTctagaagatgaggaaagagtAGATTCTTCATAG